The genomic window GAATGGAGAGCCTTGCCGAAGTCGATCCGCGTGCGCTACATCCGCCGGAAGATCGAAACGCCCGGTCACCGCCCCGAAGAGATCGTCGTAATGACAACGCTGCTGGATGCTCCCGCCGAAGCGATACTCGACCTGTTCCTGCGCAGGTGGAACATGGAAGTGAGCCTGCGAGACCTCAAAACCACTCTCGGTGCCGATCACCTGCGAGCCAAAACCCCCGAGATGGCCCGAAAGATCTTCGCCATGCACATGATCGCCCATAACCTGATTCGCTGGACGCTCTTGCAGGCTTCCACCGATCACCGCGCACCTCTGGATCGACTCAGCTTCAAAGGAACCGTCGATCTTCTTGAAAACTGGAGGGACATCCCCTGCGATCCGGGCCGGGAAAACTGGGAGCGATTGCTCGAACTGGCAGCCAAAGACAAGATCCCAAAAAGACAAAACAGAATCGAGCCCAGAGTCCTCAAACGAAGACCCAAAACCTTCCCGAAAATGACACGACCCAGACAAGAACTCAGAAACCGAATTTTGACGTCGAAATCCACGCCGCAAAGAGGCTTAAACTAGTGCCATTCACCCCCATGGGGGGGGCAATCACACAAGCCTACCGGCTTGCATCAACTACAACTAAACATCATAACACGAAGAAAATAAAGGAATCCTCTGTCCAGCGATCTCAGGACACATCAAAAGTGTATCACGGAGTGAAGCGCGGAGCGCGTAACGGAGTTGATACCACTGCCTTGTTGAACGAAGCCGCTGCGCGGCAATTTTTCAGGATGTGATCGTGCAGGAATTGGAGGGTGAAAAATGGGCCGCCAGCGGTTAAGCTGACGACCCTATGCATAATAAAAAAACTACGCCCTGTTGAGTATCAGCGTCACGCCTTCGGGTCAATGCTCCGTTTTGCTGAGTATCTTGAGTTGGAGGACTTCCGTCCCCGGACAGCCGCGAGCTATTACCGGGCACTGCGATTGATCGGGGAGCACTTCGGGAAGGATCCGGAGGTCTTGCCGGAGGAGGATCTTCGGAGCTTCTTCGTATACCTGCGGCGGGACCGGAAGTGGGCGCCTACCTGTCCGCCGTAGCCTTTGGCGTAGGAGGAAGAGTTGCCGTCAGTTTCTGGCGGCGGCGAAGCACTTTTACCGGGGGATGCTGGGCCGGGAGTATGCGAGCCTGGACCAGATCAAGGCTCGCGACCGGGAGACGCTGCCAACGGTGTTGACCCCGGATGAAGTAGCCCGGGTCATCTCGGCGGTGCCGCTTTTGCGCTACCGCGTTCCCTTGCTATTGATCTATGCGAGCGGCTTACGGGTGCGCGAGTGCATCCATTTGACCGTCGATGACATCGATGGGCCGGGGAATCGGTTGTTTGTGCGCGACGGCAAGGGCGGCAAGGATCGCTACACGATCCTGGGCACCCCGGTTTACGAAGAGCTGCGGCGTTATTG from Puniceicoccus vermicola includes these protein-coding regions:
- a CDS encoding phage integrase N-terminal SAM-like domain-containing protein; the protein is MLRFAEYLELEDFRPRTAASYYRALRLIGEHFGKDPEVLPEEDLRSFFVYLRRDRKWAPTCPP